A genomic window from Salvia miltiorrhiza cultivar Shanhuang (shh) chromosome 5, IMPLAD_Smil_shh, whole genome shotgun sequence includes:
- the LOC131024231 gene encoding aldehyde dehydrogenase 22A1-like: MAFWWPLVVIAFAFAICKFLLMLIPPNVPSIDVDASDVLDDGSQTKENSFIYIPSRRQTDKVQCYEPATMKYLGYYPALKTDEVKERVAQARKAQKAWAKSSFKKRRQFLRILLKYIIDHQALICEVSSRDTGKTMIDASLGEIMTTCEKITWLLAEGEKWLKPEYRSCGRSMLHKTAKVEFHPLGVIGAIVSWNYPFHNIFNPMLAAVFSGNSIVIKVSEHASWSGCFYLRIIQAALAAVGAPENLVEVITGFAETGEALVSSVDKMIFVGSPGVGKMIMRNAADTLIPVTLELGGKDAFIVCEDVDVPHVVQIAVRGALQSSGQNCAGAERFYVHKDIYASFVAEVVKIVKSITAGPPLVGKYDMGAICMQEHSEKLQILVNDALEKGAEIVGRGSVGNIGEGAVDQYFPPTVIVNVNHTMKLMQEEAFGPIMPIMKFSTDEEVVKLANDSKYGLGCAVFSGSQRRAKAIASQIHCGVAAINDFASSYMCQSLPFGGVKDSGFGRFAGIEGLRACCLVKSVVEDRWWPLVKTKIPKPIQYPISENGFEFQESLVEALYGLNVWDRLRALVDVLKTLSEPNASKSNKRTD, encoded by the exons ATGGCGTTTTGGTGGCCGCTGGTGGTTATCGCCTTTGCCTTCGCGATCTGCAAGTTCCTGCTCATGCTCATTCCGCCAAATGTGCCTTCGATCGACGTCGACGCCTCCGATG TGCTGGACGATGGGAGTCAGACCAAGGAAAACAGCTTCATCTAT ATTCCCTCAAGAAGACAGACAGATAAAGTCCAATGCTATGAGCCTGCAACAATGAAATATCTTGGCTATTATCCTGCATTGAAGACTGATGAG GTGAAGGAGCGTGTAGCACAGGCTAGGAAGGCTCAAAAGGCATGGGCGAAAAGTAGCTTCAAGAAAAGGCGCCAGTTTCTGAGGATACTTCTGAAGTATATTATTGATCACCAGGCACTTATATGCGA AGTTTCTTCACGCGATACTGGAAAGACCATGATCGATGCTTCTCTAGGAGAAATTATGACTACCTGTGAGAAAATCACTTGGCTTCTAGCAGAGGGTGAAAAATGGCTAAAACCTGAATATAG GTCATGTGGAAGATCAATGCTTCACAAGACAGCCAAGGTGGAATTTCATCCCCTTGGTGTTATTGGGGCCATTGTTTCATGGAACTATCCATTTCACAACATATTTAATCCAATGCTTGCAGCGGTATTCTCAGGAAACAGCATTGTGATTAAG GTTTCAGAACATGCAAGCTGGTCAGGATGTTTTTATTTGCGTATAATCCAAGCTGCCCTCGCTGCTGTTGGAGCTCCAGAAAATTTGGTTGAAGTTATTACAGG GTTTGCAGAGACAGGCGAAGCTTTAGTTTCTTCAGTTGACAAAATGATATTTGTTGGATCACCAGGTGTTGGTAAAATG ATAATGAGAAATGCTGCAGACACACTGATACCAGTTACCCTTGAGCTTGGCGGAAAAGATGCATTTATTGTTTGCGAGGATGTTGACGTGCCACAT GTTGTTCAAATTGCCGTAAGGGGCGCTCTACAATCAAGCGGCCAGAACTGTGCTGGGGCTGAGAGGTTTTATGTTCACAAAGACATTTATGCATCATTTGTTGCTGAAGTTGTCAAAATTGTAAAATCTATTACTGCT GGCCCTCCACTTGTTGGAAAATATGACATGGGAGCCATATGCATGCAAGAGCATTCTGAAAAGCTTCAGATTCTGGTGAACGATGCCCTCGAGAAAGGAGCTGAGATTGTTGGTCGAGGAAGTGTTGGGAATATCGGTGAAGGGGCTGTTGATCAATACTTCCCTCCTACTGTGATTGTAAATGTCAACCACACAATGAAACTGATGCAAGAAGAG GCTTTTGGACCTATTATGCCAATCATGAAATTCAGTACTGATGAAGAGGTAGTCAAACTTGCTAATGACTCGAAGTATGGACTTGGTTGTGCTGTATTTTCGGGCAGCCAGCGGCGAGCAAAAGCAATAGCTTCTCAAATACACTGTGGAGTTGCAGCGATTAATGACTTTGCGTCATCATACATGTGTCAG TCCCTTCCATTTGGTGGTGTAAAAGACAGTGGGTTCGGAAGATTCGCTGGTATAGAAGGGCTGCGCGCTTGCTGTCTTGTTAAGTCCGTAGTGGAGGACAGGTGGTGGCCGCTTGTGAAAACCAAGATACCAAAGCCTATTCAG TACCCCATCTCGGAGAATGGGTTTGAGTTTCAAGAATCACTGGTGGAAGCACTGTATGGTTTGAATGTGTGGGATCGTCTACGGGCATTGGTGGATGTGCTGAAAACCCTTTCTGAACCCAACGCTTCCAAGAGCAATAAAAGAACGGACTGA